Proteins from a genomic interval of Lactococcus protaetiae:
- a CDS encoding CCA tRNA nucleotidyltransferase — MKLEKMPSEFVRALPVLQKIQAHGFEAYFVGGSVRDVLLGRDIHDVDIATSAYPEEVKMIFPHTIDIGIEHGTVLVLAGKDLRDETEHYEITTFRTESKYTDFRRPDSVDFVRDLREDLKRRDFTINAFACNADGEIIDLFDGLCDLHERRLRAVGSAFERFNEDALRIMRAMRFAATLEFEIEPETFTAMKNHASLLTKISVERIFIELDKLLNAEGWRNGLLLLAQSDAWKYLPEFELSALTKLTKELSVDFSFKCSEQAWAALLVRFDSIDVKKFLRQWKVSNEFITAVSSLTEAYKLSAWDLPSLYRFGLEKCQMIDDLKTGEGKNVDFSEAIKINNALQIHDKSEIVVTGSTLMKECNLEAGPLLGKILKTIEEKIVKNELKNDKASIMNFVAENFAH, encoded by the coding sequence ATGAAATTAGAAAAAATGCCGTCAGAGTTTGTTCGAGCGCTGCCGGTTTTGCAAAAAATACAAGCGCATGGTTTTGAGGCTTATTTTGTAGGTGGAAGTGTGCGTGATGTGCTTTTGGGGCGTGATATTCATGATGTTGATATTGCGACGAGCGCTTATCCTGAAGAAGTCAAGATGATTTTTCCACATACGATTGATATCGGAATTGAGCATGGCACGGTATTGGTGCTTGCAGGTAAGGACTTACGTGATGAAACAGAACATTATGAAATTACAACTTTCAGGACGGAGAGTAAATATACGGATTTTAGGCGACCTGATTCTGTGGACTTTGTGCGTGATTTGCGTGAGGATTTAAAGCGGCGTGATTTTACGATTAATGCATTTGCTTGTAATGCTGATGGTGAAATCATTGATTTGTTTGACGGCTTGTGTGATTTGCATGAGCGCCGTTTACGTGCAGTGGGTAGTGCGTTTGAGCGTTTCAATGAAGATGCTCTACGAATCATGCGCGCCATGCGCTTTGCGGCGACACTTGAGTTTGAGATCGAACCCGAAACTTTTACCGCAATGAAAAATCATGCATCATTACTGACAAAAATTTCGGTGGAACGAATTTTTATCGAATTGGATAAGTTGTTGAATGCTGAGGGATGGCGCAATGGGCTGTTACTGCTTGCACAGTCTGATGCTTGGAAATATTTACCTGAATTTGAGTTGTCAGCACTGACAAAACTGACAAAAGAGCTGTCAGTAGATTTTAGTTTTAAATGTTCAGAACAAGCATGGGCAGCGCTTTTGGTTAGATTTGATAGCATTGATGTTAAGAAATTTTTGCGCCAATGGAAAGTTTCTAATGAATTTATCACAGCTGTCAGCAGTCTGACAGAGGCTTATAAGTTGTCAGCATGGGATTTACCGAGCCTCTATCGCTTTGGCTTAGAAAAGTGTCAAATGATTGATGACTTGAAAACAGGAGAAGGCAAAAATGTTGATTTTTCTGAAGCAATCAAAATTAACAATGCTTTACAGATTCACGATAAATCGGAAATTGTAGTGACAGGTAGCACTTTGATGAAAGAATGTAATCTAGAAGCTGGACCGCTACTTGGCAAAATCTTGAAAACAATTGAAGAAAAGATTGTCAAAAATGAGTTAAAAAATGATAAAGCCAGCATTATGAACTTTGTTGCAGAAAACTTTGCTCATTAA